In Dehalogenimonas etheniformans, one genomic interval encodes:
- a CDS encoding adenosylcobalamin-dependent ribonucleoside-diphosphate reductase: MTKVQNSKNPSPQACDRIELTPNARRVLEKRYLRKDSGGRVIETPEGLFQRVAKALAAAELNYDPTADINAKEQEFFGVMSHLEFLPNSPTLLNAGKKNGQLAACFALPLEDSIEGIFDAMKYTAIIHKSGGGTGFSFSRLRPAGDKVGGETGIAGGPVNFLNALSIASDVIRQGGVRRGCSIGLLSVHHPDILKFIAAKDNPMALTNFCISVAITDAFMEALSKGTDYDLINPRTGKVTGHLNAVEVFKEIVAQSWKTGDPGLVFIDRVNRGNPTPNLGPIETVTGCAEQALLPYESCNLGSINLAKMVKPDGSKSVVDYDKLGTVIKTAINLLDNVIDVNHYPLPQIEEVTKKTRKIGLGVMGFADMLVLLGIPYDSGEAVKMAEYVMAFITDTAHDASEELAKKRGVFPAWKGSKWDAPGGRPQRHASCTTVAPTGTISLIAGCNVGIEPFYATVFVRNVLDGENLLEINPYFEAAARHQGFYSGDLLQELVTCADLQGVESVPETVKRVFATSNRISPEAHVRIQAAFQRHTDGAVSKMTNVPNTTTPQKQADIFLFGYREGVKGITLYRDASRELESLCADEKAHKLVTEYIKANP, from the coding sequence ATGACCAAAGTCCAAAACTCAAAAAACCCCTCCCCTCAAGCTTGCGACCGGATCGAACTGACACCCAATGCCCGGCGAGTACTGGAAAAGCGGTACCTGCGAAAGGATTCCGGCGGTCGGGTGATTGAAACCCCCGAAGGCCTTTTCCAGCGGGTAGCCAAAGCTCTGGCCGCGGCCGAACTCAATTACGATCCCACGGCCGACATTAACGCCAAAGAACAAGAATTCTTCGGCGTCATGTCTCACCTCGAATTCCTCCCCAATTCCCCAACCCTGCTGAACGCCGGCAAGAAGAACGGCCAGCTCGCCGCGTGTTTCGCCCTGCCGCTGGAAGATTCGATCGAAGGCATTTTCGATGCCATGAAATACACCGCCATCATCCACAAGAGCGGCGGCGGAACAGGTTTCTCCTTTTCACGTTTGCGACCCGCCGGAGATAAGGTAGGCGGCGAAACCGGCATCGCCGGCGGCCCAGTCAACTTCCTTAACGCCCTCTCCATTGCTTCCGACGTCATCCGCCAGGGTGGAGTCCGCCGCGGCTGCAGCATTGGCCTGCTCTCGGTCCATCACCCCGACATCCTCAAGTTCATCGCCGCCAAAGACAACCCAATGGCATTGACCAATTTCTGCATCTCCGTAGCCATAACCGACGCTTTCATGGAAGCGCTCAGCAAAGGGACCGATTATGACCTGATCAACCCCCGAACAGGCAAGGTCACCGGTCATTTAAATGCCGTCGAGGTTTTTAAGGAAATCGTTGCACAGTCTTGGAAGACAGGCGATCCGGGCTTGGTGTTCATCGACCGGGTGAACCGTGGCAACCCGACGCCAAACCTCGGCCCCATCGAGACGGTCACCGGTTGCGCTGAACAGGCCCTCCTCCCCTACGAATCGTGCAACCTGGGCTCGATCAACTTGGCAAAAATGGTCAAGCCGGACGGCAGTAAATCGGTCGTTGATTACGATAAGCTCGGCACCGTGATCAAGACCGCGATAAACCTCCTCGACAACGTCATCGATGTCAACCATTATCCGCTGCCGCAAATCGAAGAAGTCACCAAGAAAACCCGCAAGATCGGCCTGGGGGTCATGGGTTTCGCCGACATGCTGGTGCTCCTGGGCATCCCCTACGATTCCGGCGAGGCGGTCAAGATGGCCGAATACGTAATGGCGTTCATCACCGATACCGCCCACGACGCATCAGAGGAACTGGCCAAAAAGCGCGGCGTTTTCCCAGCCTGGAAGGGCAGCAAATGGGACGCCCCCGGCGGACGCCCGCAGAGACATGCCTCCTGCACCACGGTGGCCCCGACCGGCACGATAAGCCTCATCGCTGGCTGCAACGTCGGAATCGAGCCGTTCTATGCCACAGTATTCGTCAGGAACGTCCTCGACGGCGAGAACCTGCTGGAGATCAACCCCTATTTCGAAGCCGCAGCGCGGCACCAGGGTTTCTATTCCGGCGACCTGCTACAGGAATTGGTCACCTGCGCTGACTTGCAAGGGGTTGAATCGGTACCGGAGACCGTCAAAAGGGTCTTCGCCACCTCCAACCGCATCAGCCCCGAGGCACATGTCCGCATCCAGGCAGCCTTCCAGCGCCACACCGACGGCGCGGTGTCCAAGATGACCAACGTGCCAAACACCACCACGCCGCAGAAACAGGCCGATATCTTCCTGTTCGGTTATCGCGAAGGGGTCAAGGGAATCACATTGTACCGCGATGCCAGCCGCGAATTGGAATCCCTCTGCGCCGACGAAAAGGCACACAAGCTGGTCACGGAGTATATCAAAGCCAACCCGTAA
- a CDS encoding diphthine--ammonia ligase — MRQQVVASWSGGKDSCLSLALAQDSGMKVTHLLNILNEDGRTSCTHGLSSDLMKAQAEAMGIPLIQLVTNGFRYEADFKKCLKELKKQGVDGGVFGNGDVERQWIDCVCREAGIEAHLPLDGMSKDRILKEFINRGFEAIVVTTRADVMGEEWLGKKLDADFLKAWDDVRREKHISRPAEAGAYHTTVLGGPLFKKPLQIVESRKVLEDGFWYLNILKVE, encoded by the coding sequence TTGCGTCAACAGGTTGTAGCTTCATGGAGCGGCGGCAAAGACAGTTGCCTGTCGCTGGCCCTTGCCCAGGATTCGGGAATGAAGGTGACCCACCTTTTGAATATCCTGAACGAAGACGGCCGTACCTCCTGCACCCACGGCCTATCCTCGGACCTGATGAAAGCCCAGGCTGAGGCCATGGGCATCCCGCTCATCCAATTGGTTACCAATGGATTCCGCTACGAGGCGGACTTCAAGAAATGCCTTAAGGAACTCAAGAAACAAGGTGTCGACGGCGGCGTTTTCGGCAACGGCGATGTCGAGAGACAGTGGATCGATTGCGTCTGTCGTGAAGCCGGTATCGAAGCACATCTTCCCCTCGACGGCATGTCCAAGGACCGTATCCTCAAAGAATTCATCAATCGAGGCTTTGAGGCGATCGTGGTCACTACCAGGGCCGATGTAATGGGCGAGGAGTGGCTGGGCAAGAAACTAGACGCCGATTTTTTGAAAGCCTGGGACGATGTAAGGCGTGAAAAGCATATCTCGCGCCCCGCCGAGGCCGGGGCCTATCACACGACTGTTTTGGGCGGTCCCCTTTTTAAGAAACCGCTCCAGATTGTCGAGTCGCGAAAAGTACTGGAGGACGGCTTCTGGTATTTAAACATTCTCAAAGTGGAGTAG
- a CDS encoding IS1595 family transposase, whose translation MERYTIKDFNKDFPDDAACLEWLRSYLYADGITCKTCGKVTKHHRVTNRACFACDNCGTQVYPMTNTIFEKSSTSLKHWFYAIFLMSQTRCGISAKQIQRETGVTYKTAWRMFKQIRSLLGEDCAPLKGKVEADETYIGGARKGKRGRGADGKTPVVGVVERKGKVAAKVTGDLKSKSVKPFVIKKVEPSCTLYTDEFQGYRGLGFYVNGHETVNHNNDEWVRGDAHTNTIEGFWSLMKRGISGVYHAVSPKYLQDYVNEYAFRYNHRDDEKPMFRSFLNQIAPPCGKPVSGP comes from the coding sequence ATGGAACGCTACACTATCAAGGACTTCAACAAGGACTTCCCGGATGATGCCGCTTGTCTCGAATGGCTAAGGTCTTATCTTTACGCCGATGGAATCACTTGTAAGACTTGCGGCAAGGTCACTAAGCATCATCGCGTGACTAACCGCGCTTGTTTTGCCTGCGACAATTGCGGAACGCAGGTCTATCCAATGACTAATACAATCTTTGAGAAATCCAGCACTTCCCTAAAACATTGGTTTTATGCCATCTTCCTAATGAGCCAAACGCGTTGTGGTATTTCAGCCAAGCAGATTCAGCGTGAAACAGGCGTTACCTATAAGACAGCCTGGCGGATGTTCAAGCAGATTCGGAGCCTATTAGGTGAGGATTGTGCCCCGCTGAAAGGTAAAGTTGAGGCTGACGAAACTTACATCGGTGGCGCAAGAAAAGGTAAACGGGGACGTGGCGCAGACGGTAAGACTCCCGTTGTTGGTGTTGTTGAGCGCAAGGGCAAGGTTGCAGCTAAGGTGACTGGTGATCTCAAATCCAAATCCGTCAAGCCGTTTGTCATAAAGAAAGTCGAGCCGAGTTGTACGCTCTATACGGATGAATTTCAGGGTTATCGCGGGCTAGGCTTCTACGTCAATGGGCATGAAACTGTCAATCACAATAACGACGAATGGGTAAGGGGGGACGCACATACAAATACGATTGAAGGTTTTTGGTCTTTAATGAAGCGGGGAATTAGCGGGGTTTATCATGCGGTTAGCCCCAAATACCTTCAGGACTATGTGAATGAATACGCTTTCCGGTATAACCATAGAGACGATGAAAAACCGATGTTTAGGTCTTTTCTGAATCAGATTGCTCCACCTTGCGGCAAGCCTGTTTCAGGTCCTTAA
- the radC gene encoding RadC family protein has product MSDDTKSQVEGHRGRLRERFKKGGLPALADYEVVELLLTLGQPRSDCKPAAKEAIKRFKTLRGVLEASPEELLEVAGIGPNNCIAIRLIADAARELLKEKIVDGKTVTTPEQVKDYLNASMGGLKKEVFKVIYLDNQNRVIETIDMFHGTINASAVWVREVIEGALKRHAAAMIFVHNHPSGSITPSQQDRNITRDLVLASEAVGIRALDHIIVGGDKHFSLASEGLMDKYVAEFQGLRGKR; this is encoded by the coding sequence ATGAGCGACGATACCAAGAGCCAGGTCGAGGGGCATCGCGGGCGGCTTCGTGAGCGTTTCAAAAAGGGCGGCCTTCCAGCCCTGGCCGACTATGAGGTCGTCGAACTGCTGTTGACCCTCGGCCAGCCGAGGAGCGATTGCAAGCCCGCCGCCAAGGAAGCCATCAAGCGTTTCAAGACCCTCCGCGGCGTGCTGGAAGCCTCACCCGAGGAACTGTTGGAAGTCGCTGGCATCGGGCCCAACAACTGCATCGCCATCCGGCTCATCGCCGATGCGGCGCGGGAACTGCTCAAGGAAAAGATCGTAGACGGGAAGACTGTCACGACCCCGGAGCAAGTGAAGGATTACCTGAACGCATCGATGGGTGGGTTGAAGAAAGAGGTCTTCAAGGTGATCTACCTGGACAACCAGAACCGGGTAATTGAAACCATCGATATGTTCCACGGCACGATAAATGCCTCGGCGGTGTGGGTGCGTGAGGTCATCGAGGGCGCGTTAAAGCGGCATGCGGCAGCAATGATCTTCGTCCACAACCACCCCTCAGGTTCTATCACCCCCAGCCAACAGGACCGAAACATCACCAGGGACCTGGTACTAGCCTCCGAAGCGGTGGGCATTCGCGCGCTCGACCATATTATCGTCGGTGGGGACAAGCATTTCAGCCTGGCATCAGAAGGATTGATGGACAAATATGTGGCTGAGTTTCAGGGGCTGCGGGGGAAGCGGTAA
- a CDS encoding methylated-DNA--[protein]-cysteine S-methyltransferase, with translation MAQKRLQPKPGSKYEMVETAQGWVGIEASENGVRRLTLPARNRKSVLTDLGIEEQDLSPGSGLGDRLRHYFVGQPVVFNDGIDLTGTTEFQKQVYEAACRIPYGETKSYGQLAEEIGKPGAARAVGQALGANPVPILIPCHRVVAADGGLGGFSGGIKTKQKLLAMEKKGKT, from the coding sequence ATGGCCCAAAAACGATTGCAGCCCAAACCGGGATCAAAATATGAAATGGTCGAAACTGCCCAGGGATGGGTGGGTATCGAAGCCTCAGAAAACGGGGTAAGGCGCCTTACTCTTCCGGCCAGGAACCGGAAATCCGTGTTGACAGACTTGGGGATAGAAGAACAGGATCTTTCTCCCGGCAGCGGCCTGGGTGACAGATTGAGACATTATTTTGTGGGGCAGCCGGTCGTTTTCAACGACGGCATAGATCTTACCGGGACCACCGAATTCCAGAAGCAAGTTTATGAAGCCGCTTGTCGCATTCCCTACGGCGAGACCAAAAGCTACGGCCAACTGGCTGAAGAAATCGGCAAACCGGGTGCTGCGCGGGCTGTCGGGCAGGCACTTGGCGCCAATCCCGTTCCTATTCTTATCCCCTGCCATCGGGTTGTCGCGGCCGACGGGGGTTTGGGTGGTTTTTCCGGTGGGATCAAGACCAAGCAAAAACTGCTGGCGATGGAAAAGAAGGGGAAAACCTAG
- a CDS encoding sigma 54 modulation/S30EA ribosomal C-terminal domain-containing protein, whose amino-acid sequence MELIITAKNLTLDDITRKQVERSLNKIGRHVPQARELRLELLEENTRAAKDRFVARGFLDILGPVRTSECRAASLITAVDNLAGVMERQALDFKNKGNDFDRESQRFGSVTYTETKPTPPLLSTESDVAIDIERVTAEPMTLAQAVDRINDSKDDFLLFRNAKGKVSLLYRQEIGGFKLMEIDVA is encoded by the coding sequence GTGGAACTCATCATCACCGCCAAGAATCTGACTCTGGATGACATTACCCGAAAACAGGTAGAGCGCAGTCTCAATAAGATTGGGCGTCACGTACCCCAGGCCCGGGAATTACGCTTGGAACTCTTAGAGGAAAACACCAGGGCCGCCAAAGATCGTTTCGTCGCGCGCGGCTTCCTGGATATCCTGGGTCCGGTGCGCACCTCCGAATGCCGCGCTGCCTCTCTAATCACCGCGGTCGATAACCTGGCCGGGGTGATGGAGCGTCAAGCCCTGGACTTCAAGAATAAGGGCAATGATTTTGATCGTGAAAGCCAGCGTTTTGGATCGGTGACTTACACGGAGACCAAACCGACTCCGCCCCTCTTATCCACTGAAAGCGATGTGGCTATAGACATCGAGCGGGTTACAGCGGAACCTATGACCCTGGCGCAGGCTGTCGACCGGATCAACGATTCTAAAGATGACTTCTTGCTTTTCCGCAACGCCAAGGGCAAGGTGAGCCTGTTGTACCGCCAGGAGATCGGCGGATTTAAGCTGATGGAGATCGACGTCGCTTGA
- a CDS encoding ComF family protein, which yields MFGRLLGSSEKLLDVFFPKYCLGCGREGDYLCPRCRPSLPFQEPPFCPACGKSLDHHPDCDSLSPELRQLSSVFRFEGVIKKAVHQLKYNNLRDIAPTLGGFMADFLKTNDFVGDALVPVPLHKSRLRERGYNQSQLLAISIHKLTGLPVFLEALRKLKATPPQADSGSVEERRLAVVGAFGCYNNFMGRRVILIDDVATSGATLSACAKALASAGAQEVRALTLAREI from the coding sequence ATGTTCGGGCGGCTCCTTGGCAGCAGTGAGAAGCTGCTGGATGTGTTTTTCCCCAAGTACTGCCTGGGTTGCGGCCGGGAGGGCGATTATTTATGTCCAAGATGCCGCCCCAGTTTGCCATTCCAGGAACCTCCCTTCTGCCCCGCTTGCGGCAAGAGCCTTGACCATCACCCCGACTGCGACAGCCTTTCGCCTGAACTCAGGCAACTGAGTTCGGTGTTCCGCTTTGAGGGGGTCATCAAAAAAGCGGTCCACCAACTCAAATATAACAACCTTAGAGATATCGCCCCGACTCTTGGCGGTTTCATGGCTGATTTCCTGAAGACCAACGACTTTGTGGGGGATGCCCTCGTTCCTGTGCCGCTGCACAAATCCCGTCTCCGCGAGCGAGGCTATAATCAGTCTCAACTCCTGGCGATCTCGATCCATAAATTGACCGGGTTGCCGGTCTTCCTCGAGGCCCTCAGAAAGCTTAAGGCGACACCTCCCCAGGCAGACAGCGGTTCGGTTGAAGAGCGGCGCCTTGCAGTAGTTGGCGCTTTCGGGTGTTATAATAATTTCATGGGCCGCCGGGTCATCCTGATCGATGACGTGGCCACTTCGGGCGCTACCCTCTCTGCCTGCGCGAAGGCGCTGGCGTCGGCGGGAGCGCAAGAGGTGAGGGCATTGACCCTGGCCAGGGAAATATGA
- a CDS encoding muconolactone Delta-isomerase family protein, giving the protein MKYLVTGHQVIPGAGHTDQVNYLRAAKAWVKRHKEAGQLEAVYSFTDGGGVFIMNVSSHEELMKLLLTFPLSPLTQWSVRPMIDFVESADIIINTLKNFA; this is encoded by the coding sequence ATGAAATATTTGGTCACCGGTCATCAGGTCATTCCCGGAGCCGGCCACACTGACCAGGTAAACTATCTTCGCGCGGCTAAGGCCTGGGTCAAGCGCCACAAAGAGGCTGGTCAGCTTGAAGCGGTGTATAGCTTCACAGACGGCGGTGGCGTCTTCATCATGAACGTCTCCAGTCACGAGGAATTGATGAAATTGCTGCTTACGTTTCCATTATCCCCGTTAACTCAGTGGTCGGTACGGCCAATGATCGATTTTGTCGAAAGTGCGGACATAATAATCAATACCCTGAAGAATTTTGCTTAA
- a CDS encoding copper-translocating P-type ATPase, which yields MEMGGMAYSHNQMGRHGVSHMAHDARTGVNMSAMPGMDHSKMSGGRHAGHMTADFARRFRICLAVTIPILVLSPFIQDTFNFNFDFTGASALLWALAAFVYLYGGWPFLVGFKRELSERNPGMMTLVTLAISVAFFYSSAVSLGLTGEIFYWELATLVDIMLLGHWIEMRSVAGASRAVEELAKLLPAVAHRFSGTGMIEDVPADQLLKGDRVLVKPGEKIPADAEVESGQSSVDESLLTGESAPVDKSSGAKVIGGSVNGEGSLIIAVSLTGEESYLSQVARLVAEAQESKSRAQDIADRAARWLTVIAVGAGLITLAAWLSVSGRPAGFAVERMVTVMVIACPHALGLAVPLVIAVSTSLSARRGLLIRDRNAFERARAIDAIVFDKTGTLTTGEFGVSDIVVLADLDRVELLKLAASVEQHSSHPLARGIVDEAAGNYELSEFKSLSGRGAQGKVRGNDVLVASPGYLEELKLSYDRSKLEGLFKQGKTVVFVVVNGKVSGAIALADVIRPESRGAVARLKSLGKRVIMMTGDREEVAAWVASELGLDEYLAGVLPEQKASRVKELQSRGLSVAMTGDGVNDAPALAQADLGIAVGAGTEIAQATADVILVRSNPADVLSIFELSQDTYRKMTQNLAWATGYNALAIPAAAGAFYGLGVLLSPAAGAVLMSLSTVIVAVNARLLRLRKG from the coding sequence ATGGAAATGGGTGGAATGGCTTACTCTCATAATCAGATGGGTCGGCACGGGGTGTCTCATATGGCTCATGATGCCCGCACAGGCGTGAATATGTCCGCTATGCCCGGGATGGACCACTCGAAAATGAGCGGCGGGCGTCACGCCGGACACATGACGGCGGATTTCGCGCGGCGGTTTCGGATCTGCCTGGCGGTTACCATACCGATCCTGGTTTTATCCCCATTTATCCAGGACACCTTCAATTTCAACTTCGACTTTACCGGTGCCAGTGCGTTGCTGTGGGCTCTGGCGGCTTTTGTCTACCTCTACGGCGGCTGGCCTTTCCTTGTCGGCTTTAAGAGGGAACTGTCCGAACGCAACCCCGGCATGATGACCCTGGTGACGCTGGCCATCTCCGTCGCCTTTTTTTATTCATCGGCGGTGAGTCTGGGCCTAACGGGAGAGATCTTCTACTGGGAACTGGCGACCCTGGTGGACATCATGCTCCTGGGACACTGGATCGAGATGCGTTCCGTCGCCGGGGCGTCACGCGCGGTCGAGGAGCTAGCCAAGCTGCTTCCCGCGGTTGCCCACCGCTTTTCTGGAACCGGCATGATCGAGGATGTCCCAGCCGATCAATTGCTGAAGGGCGATCGGGTCCTAGTCAAGCCGGGTGAAAAAATCCCGGCCGATGCCGAAGTCGAAAGTGGCCAGAGTTCTGTCGACGAATCTTTGCTTACCGGTGAATCGGCACCGGTCGATAAGTCCTCGGGAGCTAAGGTCATCGGCGGCTCGGTCAATGGAGAGGGTTCGCTCATAATCGCTGTGAGCCTCACCGGGGAGGAATCCTACCTTTCCCAGGTGGCGCGCCTCGTAGCCGAAGCCCAGGAATCAAAGAGCCGCGCCCAGGACATAGCAGACCGGGCTGCCCGCTGGCTGACCGTCATTGCTGTCGGTGCAGGCCTGATCACCCTGGCGGCCTGGCTGTCCGTTTCCGGCCGCCCTGCGGGATTTGCGGTGGAGCGGATGGTCACGGTTATGGTCATCGCCTGCCCACACGCTCTCGGTCTGGCGGTGCCTCTGGTGATCGCCGTTTCGACGAGCTTGTCGGCGCGCCGAGGGCTGCTGATCCGTGACCGAAATGCCTTTGAACGCGCTCGTGCTATCGATGCCATCGTCTTCGATAAGACCGGTACCCTGACCACTGGGGAGTTCGGGGTGAGCGATATAGTCGTACTGGCCGACCTGGATCGAGTTGAACTCCTGAAACTTGCCGCCTCGGTGGAGCAGCATTCATCCCATCCCCTTGCCCGCGGTATTGTGGATGAGGCTGCCGGTAACTACGAGTTATCCGAATTTAAATCGCTCTCAGGCCGCGGTGCCCAGGGTAAGGTTCGCGGGAACGACGTTCTGGTGGCTAGCCCCGGTTACCTAGAAGAGTTGAAGCTTTCTTATGACCGCTCTAAACTCGAGGGACTCTTTAAACAGGGCAAGACGGTGGTGTTCGTCGTCGTCAACGGGAAGGTTTCCGGCGCTATAGCTTTGGCTGATGTTATTCGTCCGGAATCGAGGGGTGCGGTGGCTCGGCTAAAGAGCCTGGGTAAAAGAGTGATCATGATGACCGGAGACCGGGAAGAGGTTGCGGCATGGGTGGCCTCGGAACTCGGGCTGGACGAGTATCTGGCGGGGGTGCTGCCGGAACAAAAAGCCTCTAGGGTAAAAGAACTCCAGTCTCGTGGACTCTCGGTTGCTATGACCGGCGACGGGGTTAACGATGCGCCGGCACTGGCTCAGGCCGATCTCGGCATCGCTGTTGGCGCCGGTACCGAGATCGCCCAGGCAACGGCCGATGTCATCCTGGTCCGTTCCAATCCCGCGGATGTCCTATCCATCTTCGAATTATCGCAGGACACCTACCGCAAGATGACGCAAAACCTTGCCTGGGCGACCGGTTATAACGCATTGGCCATTCCGGCAGCCGCCGGCGCTTTTTACGGTCTGGGCGTTTTACTCAGCCCGGCGGCCGGAGCCGTTTTAATGTCGCTCTCGACGGTCATCGTGGCGGTCAATGCAAGGCTGCTCCGTTTGCGGAAAGGCTAA
- a CDS encoding FmdB family zinc ribbon protein: MPIYEYRCMDCRKKFDLLRPMSQSSDPAECPVCKGQAKRIASTFMAKGSGGESMGGGGGCSSCSSSSCGSCH; the protein is encoded by the coding sequence ATGCCGATTTATGAATACCGTTGCATGGATTGCCGCAAGAAATTCGACCTGCTGCGCCCGATGAGCCAATCATCTGATCCAGCAGAATGTCCGGTCTGCAAAGGGCAGGCAAAACGGATTGCTTCCACGTTTATGGCCAAGGGTTCAGGGGGCGAGAGCATGGGGGGCGGAGGCGGCTGCTCCAGCTGCTCGTCATCATCCTGCGGTTCATGCCATTAG
- a CDS encoding branched-chain amino acid ABC transporter permease, which produces MNWPQILLNSAVTGSLYLISAISLTLVYGLAKFPNFAHAEIMSLGGFMGFWISEQLGAPLPVAFLVAFISAGIAGFLSYRLIFKPLSDKGASLIHLMVASMALGFILRHTEGQIWGFAPLTFQKIVWPSWEVGSVHITLDWIILIATAILIGIALHFMMTRTKIGKAIRATASNPKLALSSGINTTRVLVITWFVSAGLAGIAGLFRGVETRVSPYLGWDILLPTFAVAMLGGIGSFYGAMVAAIIIGLAENIGVVLLAQAGLSTDYRMAIPFIILIAVLIFRPQGLAKAFKGN; this is translated from the coding sequence TTGAACTGGCCTCAGATTCTACTTAACTCGGCAGTAACCGGAAGCCTGTACCTCATCTCAGCCATTTCGCTGACGCTGGTGTATGGGTTAGCCAAGTTTCCAAACTTTGCACACGCCGAGATCATGTCTCTCGGCGGTTTCATGGGCTTCTGGATCAGCGAACAGCTTGGCGCTCCGTTGCCGGTCGCCTTCCTTGTTGCCTTTATCTCCGCCGGCATCGCCGGATTCCTGAGTTACCGGTTGATTTTCAAGCCGTTGTCGGACAAGGGAGCCAGCCTTATCCACCTCATGGTCGCCTCCATGGCTCTCGGCTTCATTCTGCGCCACACCGAAGGGCAGATCTGGGGTTTCGCCCCGCTAACTTTCCAAAAGATAGTTTGGCCTAGCTGGGAAGTGGGCTCAGTCCACATAACACTGGACTGGATCATCCTCATCGCCACCGCGATTTTAATCGGCATCGCCCTTCATTTCATGATGACCCGGACCAAGATCGGTAAAGCCATAAGAGCGACAGCTTCCAATCCCAAACTCGCTTTGTCATCCGGGATCAATACGACAAGAGTGCTGGTCATCACCTGGTTCGTTTCTGCCGGTCTGGCCGGTATAGCCGGGCTTTTTCGCGGCGTTGAAACCCGCGTCTCACCCTACCTGGGGTGGGATATTCTGCTACCGACCTTTGCCGTCGCCATGCTGGGCGGCATCGGCAGCTTTTACGGGGCCATGGTAGCGGCGATCATCATTGGGCTGGCAGAGAATATCGGCGTAGTGTTGCTTGCCCAGGCAGGACTCTCCACCGATTACAGGATGGCGATCCCATTTATTATCCTCATCGCAGTATTGATCTTCAGGCCGCAGGGTCTGGCCAAGGCTTTCAAGGGAAATTGA
- a CDS encoding branched-chain amino acid ABC transporter permease, whose amino-acid sequence MDPILVYILNALVYVGIFSIVALSLNAEYGYTGLASFGKVAYFMIGAYGFAILVEAGIPWPVAIILAAIIASFFGLLVALPAIRLREDYLAIVTLTFGEILRIFIKAEDWLANGVWGISVPPSFATGNFSNQLIINIILVGAVLIICYFFMRLLANSPFGRIMRALRDDETAADAIGKNRVKYKAQVFMIGSAMAGVGGALFANFIGYITPDSFLPIITFTIWMMVILGGPGSNIGVIIGAAAVQLFERGTIILKDYIHLPIDPTNVQNILFGLIIIVILMYRPSGLFEESKVNTLGTRRAMRWLNPSSK is encoded by the coding sequence ATGGATCCGATACTTGTATACATATTAAACGCACTGGTGTACGTGGGGATCTTCTCCATCGTCGCCCTGTCGCTGAATGCCGAGTACGGCTATACCGGCCTCGCTAGCTTCGGCAAAGTCGCCTATTTCATGATCGGAGCCTACGGCTTCGCGATTCTGGTTGAAGCCGGGATTCCCTGGCCTGTGGCTATCATTCTTGCCGCGATCATCGCCTCTTTTTTCGGCTTACTTGTGGCGTTGCCGGCGATACGTCTCAGAGAAGACTACTTGGCGATCGTCACTCTGACCTTCGGTGAAATTCTGCGCATATTCATCAAAGCTGAAGATTGGCTGGCCAACGGAGTGTGGGGCATCTCAGTGCCGCCGTCATTTGCGACAGGCAACTTCTCCAATCAGCTGATCATCAACATCATCCTGGTGGGCGCCGTTCTGATTATCTGCTACTTCTTCATGCGGCTGCTGGCGAATTCGCCTTTCGGGCGGATCATGAGAGCCTTGCGGGACGATGAAACCGCAGCCGATGCCATCGGCAAGAACAGGGTGAAATACAAGGCGCAGGTATTCATGATCGGTTCGGCCATGGCCGGAGTTGGCGGGGCACTGTTCGCCAATTTCATCGGCTATATCACACCCGACTCTTTCCTGCCGATAATCACATTTACCATCTGGATGATGGTCATCCTGGGCGGACCGGGCTCCAATATAGGCGTGATTATCGGCGCCGCGGCGGTCCAATTGTTCGAACGCGGGACGATAATCCTCAAGGACTATATTCACCTGCCCATCGACCCGACCAACGTCCAGAACATTCTGTTCGGCTTGATCATCATCGTCATACTGATGTACCGCCCGAGCGGGCTTTTCGAGGAAAGCAAGGTGAACACACTCGGAACGAGGAGGGCCATGCGATGGTTGAACCCCTCCTCAAAGTAG